One Pontibacillus yanchengensis DNA window includes the following coding sequences:
- a CDS encoding calcium-translocating P-type ATPase, SERCA-type gives MKWYKYNSEHVARKLAVDIREGLTEKQAGERLKKFGPNVLEEGKGVSWLMLFFKQFQDFMVLVLLAATLISGLLGEYVDAIAIMAIVLMNGVLGYFQERKAEKSLAKLKELSAPQAHVLRDGQWKKIPSADVVVGDVIKMTSGDRISADVRLIQVKGLEVEESALTGESLPVTKNVHEIGREDVEVGDQHNMAFTGTLVTRGSGTGVVVGVGMDTAMGQIATLLVNTERVQTPLERKLAELGKILIITALVLTALVVMLGVYQGHPLYNMFLAGVSLAVAAIPEGLPAIVTVALSLGVQRMIKRKAIVRKLSAVETLGCASVICSDKTGTMTENQMTVKQLFTIEDSLTVSGEGYDISGGFYEGDHKVDTQDSPVVQQMLLYGALCNNASITYKNERYVLDGDPTEGALLVAARKASITLETLASYKIVHEIPFDSDRKRMSVVIEDEQNRRFVITKGAPDVLLPRIQYVRTESGHVPLKARDEENINRKVHTMADHALRTIAICCKPLKQGVHYSDVDLEKDLVFIGLAGIIDPPRKEVKQAILECKQAGIKTVMITGDHAKTARAIALDLDLMPENGRVVEGSEISRMSEQQLASIIDDVYVFARVTPEHKLKIVKAFQRQGHVVAMTGDGVNDAPAIKASDIGVSMGRSGTDVAKEASSLILLDDNFATIKSAIHEGRNIYENIRKFIRYLLASNVGEILVMLFAMLLALPLPLVPVQILWVNLVTDGLPAMALGLDKSEGNVMKQPPRSAKEGVFARGLGFKIVSRGIMIGLVTLIAFILAYQGQEERLLYAQTIAFSTLVMAQLIHVFDCRSERSVFARNPFGNLYLLGAVISSLLLLLVVIYYEPLQGPFHTTDLALRDWIGIIGLSAIPTLLWGYSKK, from the coding sequence GTGAAATGGTATAAATACAATTCGGAACATGTAGCTAGAAAACTCGCTGTGGACATCCGAGAAGGTCTAACGGAAAAGCAAGCAGGTGAGCGATTAAAAAAATTCGGTCCAAATGTGTTAGAAGAGGGAAAAGGTGTAAGTTGGTTGATGTTGTTCTTTAAGCAATTCCAAGATTTCATGGTATTAGTGTTGTTAGCAGCTACGTTAATATCTGGATTGTTAGGGGAATATGTTGATGCAATTGCCATTATGGCAATTGTTCTGATGAACGGAGTTCTTGGGTATTTCCAAGAGCGCAAAGCAGAAAAATCACTAGCGAAACTGAAGGAACTCTCTGCCCCTCAAGCCCATGTTTTAAGGGACGGACAATGGAAGAAGATTCCTTCAGCTGATGTAGTAGTTGGGGATGTCATCAAAATGACTAGTGGAGATCGTATTAGTGCAGACGTTCGTCTTATTCAGGTTAAAGGGCTTGAAGTGGAAGAGTCGGCTTTGACCGGCGAATCTCTACCTGTTACGAAGAATGTCCATGAAATAGGTCGGGAAGATGTTGAAGTAGGGGATCAGCATAATATGGCTTTTACAGGAACATTAGTGACACGGGGCAGTGGCACGGGTGTTGTTGTGGGGGTGGGCATGGATACAGCAATGGGTCAGATTGCAACCTTGCTTGTAAATACTGAGAGAGTACAAACTCCGTTAGAACGTAAACTTGCAGAACTAGGAAAAATATTAATTATTACAGCGTTAGTTCTTACTGCACTTGTTGTTATGTTAGGTGTATATCAAGGCCATCCCCTATATAACATGTTCTTAGCAGGTGTATCCCTTGCAGTTGCGGCGATCCCTGAAGGATTACCTGCCATTGTAACGGTTGCTTTATCATTAGGTGTCCAAAGAATGATTAAACGTAAAGCAATTGTTCGTAAATTGTCAGCTGTGGAGACGCTTGGCTGTGCTTCAGTCATATGTTCTGATAAAACAGGTACAATGACGGAAAATCAAATGACCGTTAAGCAACTGTTTACAATCGAAGATTCTCTAACTGTTTCTGGAGAGGGTTATGATATAAGTGGTGGATTTTACGAAGGGGATCACAAAGTAGATACACAAGATTCACCTGTTGTGCAACAAATGCTATTGTATGGTGCCTTATGTAACAATGCATCCATCACGTATAAAAATGAACGCTATGTATTAGATGGAGATCCTACAGAAGGAGCGCTCCTTGTAGCGGCAAGGAAGGCATCCATCACACTAGAAACGCTCGCTTCTTATAAGATAGTCCATGAAATACCTTTTGATTCAGATCGTAAGCGTATGAGTGTAGTCATTGAGGATGAACAAAATAGGCGTTTCGTTATTACAAAAGGGGCTCCCGATGTTTTGCTGCCCCGTATTCAGTATGTACGAACAGAATCTGGGCATGTACCGTTGAAAGCTAGAGATGAAGAGAACATTAATCGGAAGGTACATACCATGGCGGATCATGCGCTAAGGACGATAGCTATTTGTTGTAAGCCGCTAAAACAAGGGGTTCATTATTCAGACGTCGATTTAGAAAAAGACTTAGTTTTTATAGGATTGGCAGGTATAATAGATCCACCTAGAAAAGAAGTGAAACAGGCTATTTTAGAATGTAAACAAGCGGGTATTAAAACCGTTATGATTACAGGTGATCATGCTAAAACAGCCCGTGCGATTGCGTTAGATTTGGATTTGATGCCTGAAAATGGTCGAGTTGTTGAAGGGTCAGAGATAAGTAGAATGAGTGAACAGCAATTGGCATCGATAATAGATGATGTATACGTGTTTGCTAGAGTAACTCCAGAACACAAATTGAAAATTGTTAAAGCGTTTCAACGTCAAGGGCATGTCGTTGCTATGACTGGAGATGGAGTCAATGATGCCCCTGCTATTAAAGCAAGTGATATAGGTGTTTCTATGGGACGTTCTGGCACGGATGTCGCCAAAGAAGCTTCCTCTCTTATTTTGCTAGATGATAACTTTGCAACGATTAAGTCAGCCATTCATGAAGGAAGAAACATCTATGAGAATATTCGTAAATTCATACGATATTTGCTCGCTTCTAATGTAGGAGAAATATTAGTGATGTTGTTTGCGATGTTACTAGCGTTGCCATTACCACTCGTTCCTGTACAGATTCTATGGGTGAACCTAGTTACAGATGGATTACCTGCAATGGCCCTAGGATTAGATAAATCAGAAGGAAACGTCATGAAACAACCACCTAGAAGTGCTAAAGAAGGAGTTTTCGCAAGAGGTCTTGGCTTCAAAATAGTTTCCCGGGGTATCATGATTGGACTAGTTACACTGATTGCGTTTATCCTAGCTTATCAAGGTCAGGAAGAAAGACTACTATACGCTCAAACAATCGCGTTTAGTACATTAGTTATGGCTCAGTTGATTCATGTTTTCGACTGCCGAAGTGAACGTTCTGTATTTGCAAGAAATCCATTTGGTAACTTATATTTACTTGGTGCAGTAATTTCCTCTTTATTACTATTACTCGTAGTCATTTATTACGAACCATTACAAGGGCCTTTCCACACAACAGACTTAGCACTAAGAGATTGGATTGGCATCATCGGTTTAAGCGCCATCCCAACCCTATTATGGGGATATTCAAAAAAATAG
- a CDS encoding dihydroorotate dehydrogenase electron transfer subunit, whose translation MLTKEDLIIVENKQIAKDTYEMKLTGEVVQFMTEPGQFLHVQVGDGWEHALRRPLSIANVERDNVSVVYKVIGFGTEWLAKQPEGQKINVLAPLGNGFPYKDVKNQHVLLIGGGVGVPPLYYLARKLKDQGNTITTVLGFQSKDAIFYEEKFQELGHCHIATDDGSYGTKGFVTDVVKQNAFSVEKYFSCGPTPMLKAVIQSMSIPGYISLEERMGCGVGACFACVCEANNDIDVKGYRKICQDGPVFSAKEVVLS comes from the coding sequence ATGCTAACGAAAGAAGATTTAATCATCGTAGAAAATAAACAAATAGCCAAAGATACGTATGAAATGAAGTTAACTGGTGAAGTTGTGCAGTTTATGACAGAGCCAGGACAGTTTTTACATGTGCAAGTTGGAGATGGCTGGGAGCATGCATTACGCCGGCCTCTCTCCATTGCAAATGTAGAAAGAGATAACGTATCTGTTGTATATAAAGTAATCGGATTTGGAACGGAATGGTTAGCAAAACAACCAGAAGGACAAAAGATAAATGTGTTAGCTCCTTTAGGGAATGGATTTCCATATAAAGATGTTAAAAATCAACATGTTCTCTTAATAGGAGGTGGAGTTGGTGTTCCGCCGCTCTATTATTTAGCTAGAAAATTAAAAGATCAGGGTAATACGATAACAACGGTACTCGGGTTTCAATCAAAGGACGCAATATTTTATGAAGAGAAGTTTCAGGAACTTGGACACTGCCATATAGCTACAGATGATGGAAGCTATGGAACCAAAGGGTTTGTCACAGATGTAGTAAAACAGAATGCTTTTTCAGTCGAAAAGTATTTCTCTTGTGGCCCTACGCCTATGCTTAAAGCAGTTATTCAATCCATGAGCATTCCTGGGTATATCTCTTTAGAGGAGCGAATGGGTTGTGGTGTAGGAGCATGCTTTGCGTGTGTTTGTGAAGCTAACAACGACATTGATGTGAAAGGCTACCGGAAAATCTGTCAGGATGGACCTGTCTTTTCAGCAAAAGAGGTGGTGTTATCATGA
- a CDS encoding CAP domain-containing protein, with the protein MAENNYFSHNSLTYGSLFEIMKEFGFTSQTAGENVAAGQLDPEAVVTNWMNSEDHRANILNENFTELGVGYVQQDGRYASYWVQLFMKPRSNKNETNSRLISVGCLFVLT; encoded by the coding sequence ATGGCTGAAAATAATTATTTCTCTCATAATTCACTTACGTATGGCTCACTGTTTGAAATAATGAAGGAATTCGGTTTTACTTCTCAAACAGCAGGTGAAAATGTTGCAGCAGGTCAACTAGATCCTGAAGCGGTGGTAACGAATTGGATGAATAGTGAGGATCACCGTGCCAACATATTAAACGAGAACTTTACGGAACTTGGTGTGGGATATGTCCAACAAGATGGTCGTTATGCCAGCTATTGGGTGCAACTATTTATGAAACCAAGGTCAAATAAAAATGAAACAAACAGCCGACTGATATCAGTCGGCTGTTTGTTTGTTTTGACGTAA
- a CDS encoding dihydroorotate dehydrogenase gives MNLSVHLPGLSLQNPILPASGCFGFGREYSQFYDLNKLGAITIKAATGETRFGNTTPRVAETSSGMLNAIGLQNPGVEKIISDEIPFLEQYSTPILANVAGSTEEEYEYVAKTLSDSGKVSALELNISCPNVKEGGIQFGTDPTLAASLTKKVKDISDVPVYVKLSPNTSDIKEMAIAVEAAGADGLSMINTLVGMKIDIGTGEPILSNHTGGLSGPAIKPIAIRMIYEVSQVVNIPIIGMGGVTCKEDVLEFLLAGASAVAVGTANFRNPLICPELIDALPELLDQYAYSSIEECIGRSWKNARESAPFSRS, from the coding sequence ATGAATTTATCTGTCCACTTACCTGGCTTATCTCTACAAAACCCTATTCTACCAGCGTCAGGGTGTTTTGGTTTTGGGAGAGAATATAGTCAATTTTACGATCTAAATAAACTAGGTGCGATTACCATCAAAGCAGCAACAGGGGAAACGAGATTTGGGAATACGACACCGAGAGTTGCTGAAACATCATCTGGTATGCTCAATGCAATCGGATTACAAAACCCGGGAGTAGAAAAGATAATATCAGACGAAATTCCATTTTTAGAGCAATACAGTACTCCAATCCTTGCGAACGTAGCTGGGAGTACAGAAGAAGAATATGAATATGTAGCCAAAACACTGTCTGATTCAGGAAAAGTATCTGCGTTAGAACTAAATATTTCATGTCCAAATGTGAAGGAGGGGGGCATTCAGTTTGGAACAGATCCAACACTTGCAGCTTCCTTAACGAAAAAAGTGAAAGATATTAGTGACGTCCCTGTTTACGTCAAATTGTCTCCTAATACATCAGATATAAAAGAGATGGCCATTGCTGTTGAAGCGGCTGGTGCTGATGGGTTGTCTATGATCAATACGCTAGTTGGTATGAAGATCGACATAGGAACAGGAGAGCCAATCCTTTCAAATCATACAGGCGGTCTATCAGGTCCTGCAATTAAACCAATTGCTATTCGAATGATCTACGAAGTGAGCCAAGTAGTGAACATACCGATTATTGGCATGGGTGGTGTGACATGTAAGGAGGATGTCTTGGAATTCTTATTAGCCGGAGCGAGTGCTGTAGCTGTTGGAACGGCAAATTTCCGTAACCCTCTCATATGTCCTGAACTTATTGATGCATTACCAGAGTTGCTTGATCAATATGCCTATTCATCTATTGAAGAATGTATAGGAAGGAGTTGGAAGAATGCTAGAGAGTCAGCCCCTTTTTCTCGCTCTTGA
- a CDS encoding Rqc2 family fibronectin-binding protein — MSFDGVVTRAISHELQETITPGRIMKIYQPTQTELIFTIRSQGKNHSLLLSAHPSYARMHLTQEKYQNPKEPPMFCMLLRKHLVGGFIESIEQVDMERIIRISVRSKDEIGDEKTKTFIVEIMGKHSNLILVEEEREMILDCIKHVSPAQNSYRTLLPGHSYKLPPDQGKHNPVNLDSDTFIRKLDFNAGKLDKQVMNVCMGFSPMIAKELVYRAGLGSSERYRQTFEEIQTTLRNHDYAPQIFRGQKEQFYVLPLYSKQEETEHYSSVSEMLDAYYSGKAERDRVKQQAGDLARFLKNERDKNERKIKKHYETLEKAENAFEYQKYGELLTAHMHLVKQGDKAVTVVDYYDPEQSEVTIELNPNRTPSENAQSYFQTYGKMKKSKEVVQHEITKARQEITYLEQLIQQIDSAREEDIEEIREELREEGYVKARPQQKKKKKPQKPQPDQFISSDGTTILVGKNNKQNEYVTTRMANRDDIWLHTKDIPGSHVVIRDSDPGEETLLEAAQLAAYFSKSRSSSSVPVDYTLIRHVKKPNGAKPGFVTYDNQKTLFVTPDEGMVRSLRQNKQTAD, encoded by the coding sequence ATGTCATTTGATGGCGTTGTCACCCGGGCGATTAGTCATGAACTACAAGAAACCATTACACCCGGCCGAATTATGAAAATTTATCAACCAACGCAAACCGAATTAATATTCACCATCCGTAGTCAAGGAAAGAACCATAGCCTATTGCTATCGGCTCACCCTTCCTATGCACGGATGCATTTGACACAAGAAAAGTATCAAAATCCAAAAGAACCCCCTATGTTTTGTATGCTTCTACGTAAGCATTTAGTCGGTGGATTTATTGAGTCCATCGAACAAGTAGACATGGAGCGTATTATTCGTATTTCTGTACGAAGTAAAGACGAGATTGGTGATGAAAAAACGAAGACATTCATCGTGGAAATCATGGGGAAGCATAGTAATTTAATTCTTGTTGAAGAAGAGCGGGAAATGATTTTAGATTGCATTAAGCATGTATCTCCTGCTCAAAATAGCTACCGGACTTTACTACCAGGTCATTCATACAAGCTTCCACCAGATCAAGGTAAACACAACCCTGTTAACCTTGATAGTGATACATTTATAAGAAAGCTTGATTTTAATGCAGGAAAATTAGACAAGCAGGTTATGAATGTATGCATGGGCTTTTCACCAATGATTGCCAAAGAACTTGTCTATCGTGCTGGTCTAGGATCTTCTGAGAGGTACAGACAAACCTTCGAGGAAATCCAAACTACATTACGAAACCATGACTATGCTCCACAAATATTCAGAGGTCAGAAAGAACAGTTTTATGTTCTACCTCTGTATTCAAAACAAGAAGAAACTGAACATTATAGTTCTGTTAGCGAGATGCTAGACGCTTATTATTCAGGAAAAGCAGAGCGAGACCGCGTCAAACAACAAGCAGGTGACCTAGCCCGCTTCTTAAAAAATGAAAGGGATAAGAACGAGCGGAAAATCAAAAAGCATTATGAAACGTTAGAGAAAGCTGAAAATGCTTTTGAATATCAAAAATATGGTGAATTGCTTACAGCTCATATGCATCTTGTAAAGCAAGGAGATAAAGCTGTTACCGTTGTTGATTACTATGATCCAGAACAATCAGAGGTAACCATTGAACTGAATCCAAACAGAACACCTAGTGAAAATGCCCAAAGCTATTTTCAAACGTACGGTAAAATGAAAAAATCTAAAGAAGTTGTACAACACGAAATAACCAAAGCTAGACAAGAAATCACTTATTTAGAACAGCTCATCCAGCAAATAGATTCTGCGCGTGAAGAAGATATTGAAGAAATTCGTGAGGAACTACGTGAAGAAGGTTATGTGAAAGCACGACCGCAGCAAAAAAAGAAAAAGAAGCCTCAAAAGCCACAACCAGATCAATTTATTTCAAGCGATGGCACAACCATTCTGGTAGGAAAAAACAACAAACAAAACGAATATGTAACAACTCGTATGGCGAACCGTGATGACATATGGTTGCATACCAAGGACATCCCTGGTTCTCATGTCGTCATCCGAGACTCAGACCCAGGTGAGGAAACATTATTAGAAGCCGCTCAATTAGCCGCTTACTTTAGTAAATCAAGATCCTCCTCTTCTGTACCTGTCGATTATACGTTAATCCGTCATGTAAAAAAGCCTAATGGAGCGAAACCTGGCTTTGTAACATATGATAATCAAAAAACATTATTTGTGACGCCTGATGAAGGCATGGTTCGTTCCTTACGTCAAAACAAACAAACAGCCGACTGA
- the pyrE gene encoding orotate phosphoribosyltransferase, with translation MDTKLHLAKELYELGSLQVSYDQPFTWTSGILSPVYCDNRLTMSDVHVREYIAEQFVTHIKTHCPDVDVIAGCATAGIPHAAWVAARLELPMVYVRDKPKGHGKENQIEGRVLEGQKAIVIEDLISTGKSSLNSVRALKQIGVEVESVIAIFSYGLATSKQAFQEENIPYDTLTNFDVLLDYMMQANKITEQQHTHLLTFKENPAQFSLTYQQ, from the coding sequence ATGGATACAAAACTACACTTAGCTAAGGAATTGTACGAATTAGGTTCACTGCAAGTAAGTTACGATCAACCTTTTACATGGACTTCAGGAATCTTATCTCCTGTATATTGTGATAATCGACTTACCATGAGCGATGTACACGTTCGCGAATATATTGCCGAACAATTTGTCACTCATATCAAAACGCATTGTCCAGATGTTGATGTGATTGCAGGTTGTGCAACCGCCGGAATCCCTCATGCTGCATGGGTTGCCGCTCGTTTAGAATTACCAATGGTTTATGTGAGAGATAAGCCAAAAGGACATGGTAAAGAAAATCAAATAGAAGGACGAGTCCTAGAAGGTCAAAAGGCTATTGTTATTGAGGATTTAATTTCAACAGGCAAGAGCTCTTTAAATAGTGTCAGAGCATTGAAACAAATTGGTGTAGAAGTTGAGAGTGTCATTGCGATTTTCTCTTATGGATTAGCTACAAGTAAACAGGCTTTTCAAGAGGAAAACATCCCTTATGATACCTTAACAAACTTTGACGTGCTACTTGATTATATGATGCAAGCAAATAAGATTACAGAACAACAACACACCCATCTTCTGACTTTTAAAGAAAATCCGGCTCAATTTTCCTTAACCTACCAGCAATAA
- the pyrF gene encoding orotidine-5'-phosphate decarboxylase: protein MLESQPLFLALDFQSAEEALTFLDTNHFYEIPVKVGMELFYREGPTIIEALNERGHPIFLDLKLHDIPHTVKQAMKSLASLNIDVINVHASGGKNMMRAAQEGLQEGTRDGQQKPLLLAVTQLTSSSDEMLHHELLIPHHMEKVVTHYAQMAKEASVDGVVCSVAEARVIADVCGESFYRLTPGIRLGTQEQQDQVRIATPQKAKVSGASAIVVGRGVTTADSPQETYQQFEKEWNNGYKTTLS from the coding sequence ATGCTAGAGAGTCAGCCCCTTTTTCTCGCTCTTGATTTCCAGTCAGCTGAAGAAGCATTAACCTTTTTAGATACCAATCACTTTTATGAAATACCTGTTAAGGTAGGAATGGAACTCTTTTACCGGGAAGGTCCAACCATCATTGAAGCACTTAATGAACGAGGGCATCCTATTTTTCTAGATTTAAAGCTCCATGATATTCCGCATACCGTGAAACAGGCGATGAAAAGTCTTGCTTCACTTAATATTGATGTAATCAATGTTCATGCTTCGGGTGGAAAGAACATGATGAGAGCTGCTCAAGAAGGTTTGCAAGAAGGCACTAGAGATGGTCAACAAAAACCACTCCTATTAGCAGTGACACAATTAACATCCTCTAGTGATGAAATGCTCCACCATGAATTGCTCATACCCCATCACATGGAAAAAGTAGTCACCCATTATGCACAGATGGCTAAAGAAGCGAGTGTTGATGGGGTGGTTTGTTCTGTAGCTGAGGCTAGAGTGATTGCTGACGTATGTGGGGAATCATTTTACCGCCTTACACCTGGTATTCGACTAGGTACTCAGGAACAACAGGATCAGGTACGCATTGCAACACCTCAAAAAGCTAAGGTGTCAGGTGCTTCTGCCATAGTGGTAGGACGGGGAGTCACAACAGCTGACTCACCGCAAGAAACATATCAACAATTTGAGAAGGAGTGGAATAATGGATACAAAACTACACTTAGCTAA